The region GAGCATGTAGTGGCTGCCCACTTCCTCGTCGACAAAGAAGGTTTGCGCCACGGGGCCGGGATTGGCCAGGCCCGTCGTTTCGATCACGACGCGGTCGAAGGCCAGCAGGCCGGCGTCGCGCTTGCGCGCCAGTTCCGTCAGGCCCACGATCAGGTCGCCGCGCACGGTGCAGCAGATGCAGCCGTTGTTCATCTCGATGATGTGTTCGTTGCTATCCTGCACCAGGATTTCATTGTCGATGTTTTCCTGGCCAAACTCGTTTTCGATCACGGCGATGCGCATGCCATGGTCTTCCTGCAGTATGCGGTTGAGCAAGGTGGTTTTGCCTGCGCCCAGGAAACCGGTGAGGATGGTGGTTGGAATCAGTGCCATGAGAGATGCCTTGTAATCGGTGGTGCCGCCGCGCAAGCGGAAGAATGCGGACGATTATGCCGGAATTTTGCAAAAGCTTGCAAATGCGCGCCGATCCGCTTGATATGGATCAGGCTGGCCAGCGGGTGCGGCTGCCTACTTGAGCTTGGCGCGCGGATGCGCCTGGTCGTACACGTGCGCCAGGTGCTGGAAGTCGAGGGCCGTGTAGACCTGGGTCGAGGTGATGCTGGAATGGCCCAGCATTTCCTGCACGGCGCGCAAGTCGCCCGACGATTGCAGCACGTGCGAAGCAAACGAGTGGCGCAGCACGTGCGGGTGCACGTTGGCGGGAATCTCGGTGGCCAGCGCGTGCGCCTTCAGGCGCAGCTGCAGCACGCGCGGCGAGATGCGCGTGCCGCGCGTGCTTAAAAACAAGGCAGCACTGCCATCGGCCGCCGGCGGGCGCACGCCCAGCCAGGCAGTCAGGGCCACGAGCGCCGCCTTGCCGACCGGCACCTTGCGCATCTTGCTGCCCTTGCCCGTGACGATGACTTCGAAGCTGGCCATGTCGAGCCAGCCCAGCGAGGCGGGCTGGCCATTTTCCGCCTTGCAGTAATGGGTATCCAGGCTGGTCAGTTCGGACACGCGCAAGCCGCTTGAATACAGCAGTTCGAACATGGCGCGGTTGCACAGCTGTTCCGGTTCGGCCGCGCCTTGCTGGTGTTGCGCAGGCGCCACGAGGCGCACGGCGTCGTCCACCGACAGGGCTTTGGGCAAGGTTTTGGCCCGCTTCGGGGCGCGGATGCCGTCGAGGGGATTGGCGTCGAGCGTGGTCTCGCCACTGAGCCAGTTGAAAAAGCCGCGCCACGACGACAGCTTGCGGGCGATCGAGCGCGGGTCGAGGCCGCCGGCGTGCAGCTTGGCCGTGTAGCGGCGCACTTCGTTGTGCGCCAGCGCCGTCCAGGGCGTATTGCCGCTCAGTTCC is a window of Janthinobacterium rivuli DNA encoding:
- a CDS encoding tyrosine recombinase XerC, which codes for MNAVRGKAEWLDAYLAQLATQRKLSPHTLDAYGRDLRALLELSGNTPWTALAHNEVRRYTAKLHAGGLDPRSIARKLSSWRGFFNWLSGETTLDANPLDGIRAPKRAKTLPKALSVDDAVRLVAPAQHQQGAAEPEQLCNRAMFELLYSSGLRVSELTSLDTHYCKAENGQPASLGWLDMASFEVIVTGKGSKMRKVPVGKAALVALTAWLGVRPPAADGSAALFLSTRGTRISPRVLQLRLKAHALATEIPANVHPHVLRHSFASHVLQSSGDLRAVQEMLGHSSITSTQVYTALDFQHLAHVYDQAHPRAKLK